A single genomic interval of Spinacia oleracea cultivar Varoflay chromosome 6, BTI_SOV_V1, whole genome shotgun sequence harbors:
- the LOC130462713 gene encoding uncharacterized protein codes for MISGSLLTLSGQVVQQVLKSKSRDRVVGFGGGIKLKDVRGPQPSRVELQTKLNVANKQNEVLANCMEEVQAENNEMKERVILVESRMKMFQDALVSQLNVTIPTSQAGSEMQK; via the exons ATGATTTCAGGGTCTTTGCTTACCTTATCTGGGCAG GTAGTACAACAAGTTTTGAAATCAAAATCTCGAGATCGGGTTGTAGGTTTTGGAGGAGGAATAAAGCTTAAAGATGTAAGGGGACCACAACCCAGTAGAGTAGAGCTTCAAACTAAATTGAATGTTGCCAACAAACAGAATGAAGTTCTTGCAAATTGCATGGAGGAAGTACAAGCCGAGAACAATGAAATGAAGGAACGTGTTATCTTGGTTGAGTCTAGAATGAAAATGTTTCAAGATGCATTGGTGTCGCAACTTAATGTTACTATTCCAACTTCACAAGCTGGATCAGAAATGCAAAAATAG